Proteins encoded by one window of Myripristis murdjan chromosome 1, fMyrMur1.1, whole genome shotgun sequence:
- the dpy30 gene encoding protein dpy-30 homolog: MADDHTDADQSMEAHTAVAENPHAEYGLTENIQRIVDSEKGADKVLKQKVDLQALPTRAYLDQTVVPILLQGLSLLAKERPPNPIEYLAAFLLKNKAQFEERN, from the exons atggcggaCG atcACACAGATGCAGATCAGTCCATGGAGGCTCACACTGCA GTGGCTGAGAACCCGCACGCTGAGTACGGCCTGACAGAGAacatccag agGATAGTGGACAGTGAGAAGGGGGCAGACAAGGTGTTGAAGCAGAAGGTGGACCTGCAGGCGCTGCCGACCCGGGCCTACCTGGACCAGACGGTGGTGCCCATCCTGCTGCAGGGGCTGTCGCTGCTCGCCAaggagag GCCTCCCAACCCCATCGAGTACCTGGCGGCGTTCCTCCTGAAGAACAAGGCCCAGTTTGAGGAGAGGAACTAG
- the spast gene encoding spastin, protein MSSCGGSGSAAPPAGGGRSALRWLSAPLLAAAALLRLLLAWLWAAARPARAPLPGGGRPEEPGGSDRSERIRNHHRQAFQFISAALRIDEHEQGPKHEAVQLYRRGIAELERGIAVQIPEGGHKHERDKRLQAKMTTNLIMAKDRLQLLAAVLSGSQSHRDIYTDITNPAHLRSVSGTVPKKRESTPSLPRPKHAPKTSSSSSSCSSSSGGVAAHQRSPHLSRPAARPPAPSSKGRAGGRQNGRASSPTSTPQKKKELKNLRNVDSKLASLILNEIVDSGSLVRFEDVAGQDLAKQALQEIVILPALRPELFTGLRAPARGLLLFGPPGNGKTMLAKAVATESNATFFNISAASLTSKYVGEGEKLVRALFSVARELQPSIIFIDEVDSLLCERREGEHDASRRLKTEFLIEFDGVQSGGDDRVLVMGATNRPQELDEAVLRRFAKRVYVALPTEETRFKLLKNLLGKHGNPLTHRELSQLARMTEGYSGSDLTSLAKDASLGPIRELRPEQVRNMAASEVRNIRFGDFVESLKKIKRSVGPQTLELYVRWNRDYGDTTAV, encoded by the exons ATGAGCTCCTGCGGGGGAAGCGGCAGCGCGGCTCCGCCGGCCGGAGGCGGTAGGTCGGCGCTGCGGTGGCTGTCCGCGCCGCTGCTGGCCGCCGCGGccctgctgcggctgctgctggCCTGGCTGTGGGCCGCCGCCCGGCCCGCCCGCGCCCCGCTGCCCGGCGGGGGGCGGCCGGAGGAGCCCGGAGGCTCCGACCGCAGCGAGCGGATCCGGAACCACCACCGGCAAGCCTTCCAGTTCATCTCCGCCGCCCTGAGGATCGACGAGCATGAGCAAG GTCCCAAGCACGAGGCGGTGCAGCTCTACAGACGAGGCATCGCTGAGCTGGAGAGAGGCATCGCCGTCCAGATCCCCGAAGGAG GACACAAACATGAGCGGGACAAACGTCTGCAGGCCAAGATGACCACCAACCTGATCATGGCCAAAGACCGCCTGCAGCTGCTCG cCGCGGTGCTTTCAGGGTCCCAGAGTCATCGGGACATTTACACTGACATCACTAACCCCGCCCACCTGCGCTCAG taagtGGTACTGTACCCAAAAAGAGAGAGTCCACTCCCTCGCTGCCACGACCAAAGCACGCTCCAAagacttcctcctcctcttcctcctgctcctcttcctcaggggGGGTCGCGGCCCACCAGCGCTCCCCACACCTGAGCCGACCCGCCgcccgcccccccgccccgaGCAGTAAG GGGAGAGCCGGCGGCCGGCAGAACGGCAGAGCCAGCAGCCCGACCTcgacaccacagaagaagaaagagctgAAGAACCTGAGGAACGTGGACAGCAAGCTGGCGAGCCTCATCCTGAACGAGATCGTGGACAG CGGGTCGTTGGTTCGGTTTGAAGACGTCGCCGGGCAGGATTTAGCCAAACAGGCGCTGCAGGAAATCGTCATCCTGCCGGCTCTGAGGCCCGAG CTGTTCACAGGCCTGCGAGCTCCGGCCAGAGGGCTGCTGCTGTTCGGACCGCCGGGAAACGGAAAGACAATGCTG gccAAAGCCGTGGCCACGGAGTCCAACGCCACGTTCTTCAACATCAGCGCCGCCAGCCTGACCTCCAAATAC gTGGGGGAAGGGGAGAAGCTGGTGCGAGCTCTGTTTTCTGTGGCCAGAGAGCTTCAGCCCTCCATCATCTTCATCG ACGAGGTGGACAGTCTGCTGTGTGAGCGGAGGGAAGGCGAACACGACGCCAGCCGACGCCTGAAGACCGAGTTCCTGATCGAGTTCGATGGG gtccaGTCTGGAGGTGATGACAGGGTTTTGGTGATGGGGGCGACCAACAGGCCTCAGGAGCTGGACGAGGCTGTTCTCAG gcgTTTTGCTAAGAGAGTTTATGTTGCTCTGCCAACTGAGGAG ACTCGCTTCAAGCTGCTGAAGAACCTGCTGGGCAAACATGGAAACCCCTTAACCCACAGAGAGCTGAGCCAGCTGGCCAG GATGACGGAGGGTTACTCTGGCAGTGACCTCACCTCATTGGCCAAAGACGCTTCCCTCGGTCCAATCAGAG AGCTGCGTCCTGAGCAGGTGAGGAACATGGCCGCCAGCGAG gtacGCAACATTCGCTTTGGCGATTTTGTGGAGTCTCTGAAGAAGATCAAGAGGAGCGTGGGCCCGCAGACCCTTGAGCTTTACGTCCGCTGGAACCGAGACTACGGAGACACGACGGCCGTGTGA
- the LOC115356088 gene encoding opsin-5-like: MSWSGVASGSWRNSSVEPPLSEQGETIIGVYLLVLGWLSWFGNSIVLFVLYKQRASLQPSDFLTFSLAVSDASVSVFGYSRGVVQIFNVFKDNGYLVSSVWTCQVDGFFTLVFGLSSINTLTVISITRYIKGCHPNRAHLITNASVSVCLLLIWLGAAFWSGAPLLGWGGYVDRGYGTCEIDWAKANYSTVYKSYIISILVCCFLVPVLIMLFCYVSIINTVKRGNALASEGDLTDRQRKIERDVTIVSIVICTAFILAWSPYAVVSMWSAWGFHVPSLTSIFTRLFAKSASFYNPLIYFGLSSKFRKDVAILLPCTREAKDTVKLKRFKPKADGHVCGRPRASPVKKRLPDPNPYPNPYPDPAPAPGLVPGLDSGVGSPRCTPPPANREVFYIEMPTGPESECDRL, translated from the exons ATGTCGTGGTCCGGCGTGGCGTCCGGCTCCTGGAGGAACAGCAGCGTGGAGCCGCCGCTCTCCGAGCAGGGCGAGACCATCATCGGCGTCTACCTGCTGGTCCTGG gctggcTCTCGTGGTTCGGGAACAGCATCGTGCTCTTCGTCCTCTATAAGCAGAGAGCGTCTCTGCAGCCGAGCGACTTCCTGACCTTCAGCCTCGCCGTCTCCGACGCCTCCGTCTCCGTGTTCGGATACTCGCGCGGCGTCGTCCAGATCTTCAACGTCTTCAAGGACAACGGCTACCTGGTGTCCTCCGTCTGGACCTGCCAG gtggacGGTTTCTTCACGCTGGTCTTTGGTCTCAGCAGCATCAACACGCTGACAGTCATCAGCATCACCCGCTACATCAAGGGCTGTCACCCAAACagag ctcACCTGATCACCAACGCCAGCGTGTCCGTCTGCCTGCTGCTCATCTGGCTCGGGGCGGCGTTCTGGTCCGGGGCGCCGCTGCTGGGCTGGGGCGGCTACGTGG ATCGCGGATATGGAACCTGCGAGATCGACTGGGCCAAAGCCAACTACTCCACCGTCTACAAGTCCTACATCATCTCCATCCTGGTCTGCTGCTTCCTGGTCCCCGTGCTCATCATGCTCTTCTGCTACGTCTCCATCATCAACACGGTGAAGAGAGGCAACGCCCTGGCCTCCGAGGGCGACCTGACCGACCGCCAGAGGAAGATCGAGAGAGACGTCACCATT GTGTCCATAGTGATCTGCACCGCCTTCATCCTGGCCTGGTCGCCGTACGCCGTGGTGTCCATGTGGTCCGCCTGGGGTTTCCACGTGCCCAGCCTCACCAGCATCTTCACCCGCCTCTTCGCCAAGTCCGCCAGCTTCTACAACCCGCTCATCTACTTCGGCCTGAGCTCCAAGTTCCGTAAGGACGTGGCGATCCTGCTGCCCTGCACCCGCGAGGCCAAGGACACCGTCAAGCTCAAACGCTTCAAGCCCAAAGCCGACGGCCACGTCTGCGGCCGGCCCAGGGCTTCTCCCGTCAAGAAGCGCCTGCCGGACCCCAACCCGTACCCGAACCCGTACCCGGACCCGGCCCCGGCCCCAGGCCTGGTCCCGGGCCTGGACTCCGGCGTGGGCAGCCCTCGCTGCACGCCGCCGCCCGCCAACAGGGAAGTCTTCTACATCGAAATGCCCACAGGGCCCGAGTCCGAGTGCGACAGACTCTGA